Genomic DNA from Pseudomonas sp. CCC3.1:
GCACAGGGGCTGCCTGACGACGCAACACGGCGCGCACGCGTGCCATCAGTTCATCAGGGTTGAAGGGTTTGGCCAGGTAATCGTCGGCGCCCAGTTCGAGGCCCTTGATGCGGCTCAGTTCGTCACCTTTGGCGGTGAGCATGATGATCGGCACCCGATTGCCTGCGGCACGCAAGCGGCGGCACGCAGACAGCCCGTCTTCGCCGGGCAGCATCAGGTCCAGTACCACAAGGTTAAATACCTCACGAGCCAGCAAACGGTCCATTTGCTCGACGTTCGGCACAGCACGGGCGCGGTAGCCCTTGCTGACGAAGAAACGTTCCAGCAAGCTGCTCAGCCCTGGATCGTCATCAACGATGAGAATTTTTTCGCCTTCAGCCGGTTGTGCAATGCTGCTCATTAGATGCTCCTGTGATCTCGGCGCGCATTATGGCTTAGCTGCTCTTATACGCATCGTGTGCATTGTTAGCAGATTTTTCCTTCGCGGCTAGTACACAGATCATAGCGGGCGCAGCCTGCAGTCCCCTGAATCCGGGAACGCTGGTTATAATGCGCCGCCTTTTGTGTCAGGCAACCTCGAATTTTCAAACAGTGTGCCAGCATTTATTTTTTCAACCGCTGGCGTAATTTGCTGATTTCACGGGTCAACAGGCTGCCCTTTTGGCCCAGGTAGCGGCGCCCTCCGGGCCGCTCAACCAGCCTCGCAA
This window encodes:
- the ompR gene encoding two-component system response regulator OmpR encodes the protein MSSIAQPAEGEKILIVDDDPGLSSLLERFFVSKGYRARAVPNVEQMDRLLAREVFNLVVLDLMLPGEDGLSACRRLRAAGNRVPIIMLTAKGDELSRIKGLELGADDYLAKPFNPDELMARVRAVLRRQAAPVPGAPGSEDESVTFGDYELSLATRELKRGDEVHMLTTGEFAVLKALVMHAREPLTRDKLMNLARGREWDALERSIDVQISRLRRMIEPDPSKPRYIQTVWGVGYVFVPDGNATK